The following are encoded in a window of Flavobacterium psychrotrophum genomic DNA:
- a CDS encoding TonB-dependent receptor domain-containing protein, producing MAATNAHAQQFTVEGTVLDEVSAPVARVEVTNNATGIRTVTDANGKFSILVSLGERVSCYKEGYDYTDKEINIREEGVTTVIIPLTKVTVLNEVVIQKQKNRMFALKHLRDIEETAIYAGKKTEVVVVDNLTANKATNNARQVYAQIVGLTFNENSDGGLQLNIGGRGLDPNRTSNFNTRQNGYDISADVLGYPESYYTPPVEGLGEIQVIRGAASLQYGTQFGGLVNFKMHAPSAKPIELITRNTVGSYGLLTNFTSLSGTNSKFSYYTFFNYKQGDGFRPNSAFNSRNVFVNLNYAFNDKTSVHLDYTLFDYLAKQPGGLTDKMFYEDMYQSNRTRNWFDVNWNLFALRLKHKFTENADFSLQLFGLDAGRKTVGYRPLSPAQEDTPGTVRDLISGKFVNWGAEARYLQKYTIGNKTSALLIGAKYYQADNTSTQGPGTAGSGPDFSFAHNQFPNYLSQSDYTYPNLNFSLFGENIFRLSDKFTVTPGFRIEHISTKAQGYVRKINFDNAGNVILNQKIDEDVTKDRDFILLGVGLSYKPTSTTEFYGNVSQNYRSVTFSDISTVNPSLAIDPNITDEKGFTTDAGIRGRLGDKLTYDTSVYLLYYNDKIGQYLNSDGQPFRTNLGTAITYGWEALVNWNVKNAFFRGNENLTWNAFVNNALTGSEYTKSEIANTQGKKVEFVPLYNLKAGTGAGYKNFLASVQATYISSQFTDSSNSTVYRTDNRTGISGEIPSYFVADFSASYTWRNFKLEAGINNFTDTKYFTRRATGYPGPGILPSEPRTYYATLQIKL from the coding sequence ATGGCGGCTACAAATGCCCATGCACAGCAGTTTACCGTAGAAGGTACTGTTTTGGATGAAGTGAGCGCACCTGTAGCCCGTGTTGAGGTTACTAATAATGCTACCGGGATCAGGACAGTAACCGATGCCAATGGTAAATTCAGCATTTTGGTTAGCCTGGGTGAACGTGTTTCCTGCTATAAAGAGGGGTACGATTATACGGACAAAGAAATCAATATTCGCGAAGAGGGCGTTACAACCGTTATTATACCACTGACTAAAGTTACCGTACTTAATGAGGTGGTTATCCAAAAGCAAAAGAACAGGATGTTTGCTCTAAAACACCTGCGCGATATTGAAGAAACCGCTATCTATGCGGGTAAAAAGACGGAGGTAGTTGTAGTTGATAACCTTACGGCAAACAAGGCAACCAATAACGCACGCCAGGTATATGCCCAGATCGTAGGGCTTACTTTTAACGAAAACAGCGATGGTGGCCTGCAACTTAATATTGGCGGCCGCGGGCTCGACCCTAACCGTACCTCTAACTTCAACACCCGCCAGAACGGGTACGACATTAGTGCCGATGTACTGGGTTATCCTGAAAGTTATTATACGCCACCGGTAGAAGGCCTGGGTGAAATACAGGTTATTCGTGGGGCGGCATCATTGCAGTATGGTACGCAGTTTGGCGGACTGGTAAATTTTAAAATGCATGCACCATCGGCTAAGCCTATAGAATTGATAACGCGTAATACGGTGGGCAGCTACGGCCTGCTTACTAACTTTACCAGCCTTAGCGGTACTAATAGCAAGTTTAGTTACTACACCTTTTTTAATTATAAGCAGGGAGATGGCTTTCGCCCGAATTCGGCATTTAACAGCCGCAATGTCTTTGTTAATCTTAACTATGCTTTTAACGATAAAACATCGGTGCATCTTGATTATACCCTGTTCGATTATCTGGCGAAACAACCTGGCGGCCTTACCGATAAGATGTTTTATGAAGATATGTACCAGAGCAACCGCACACGCAACTGGTTTGATGTAAACTGGAACCTTTTTGCGCTGCGCCTTAAGCATAAATTTACAGAGAATGCCGATTTTTCATTACAGCTTTTTGGCCTTGATGCCGGCAGAAAAACAGTAGGTTACAGGCCACTAAGCCCCGCGCAGGAAGATACACCCGGCACGGTGCGCGACCTTATTAGCGGTAAGTTTGTAAACTGGGGTGCAGAGGCACGCTATTTACAAAAATATACTATTGGCAATAAAACGAGTGCATTGCTTATAGGGGCTAAATATTACCAGGCAGACAATACCAGTACACAAGGACCGGGAACAGCGGGCAGCGGGCCTGATTTTAGCTTTGCGCACAATCAATTCCCAAATTATCTTAGCCAGTCAGACTATACGTATCCTAACCTTAACTTTTCGTTGTTTGGCGAAAATATTTTCAGGTTATCAGATAAGTTTACGGTAACGCCGGGCTTCAGGATAGAACACATAAGTACAAAGGCACAAGGCTATGTGCGCAAGATAAACTTTGACAATGCCGGAAACGTAATACTGAATCAAAAAATAGATGAGGATGTAACTAAAGACCGCGACTTTATATTGCTTGGCGTAGGCCTGAGCTACAAGCCCACAAGTACTACAGAATTTTATGGTAATGTGTCGCAAAACTACAGGTCGGTTACCTTTAGCGATATCAGTACGGTAAACCCCAGCCTTGCAATTGATCCCAATATAACCGACGAAAAAGGATTTACTACAGATGCCGGTATACGCGGCAGGCTTGGCGATAAACTGACTTATGATACCAGTGTATACCTTTTGTATTATAATGACAAAATAGGGCAGTATCTTAACTCAGACGGCCAGCCTTTTCGCACCAATCTGGGCACAGCCATTACCTACGGCTGGGAGGCTTTGGTAAACTGGAATGTGAAAAATGCTTTTTTTAGAGGTAATGAAAACCTTACCTGGAATGCCTTTGTAAACAATGCCCTTACAGGATCTGAATATACCAAGTCGGAGATTGCCAATACGCAGGGTAAAAAGGTAGAATTTGTGCCGCTGTATAACCTTAAAGCCGGTACAGGTGCAGGGTATAAAAACTTTTTGGCATCAGTACAGGCTACTTACATTTCATCTCAGTTTACAGATAGCAGTAACAGCACGGTATACCGTACTGATAACCGCACGGGTATATCGGGCGAAATACCATCGTACTTTGTTGCAGATTTTTCTGCATCCTATACCTGGAGAAACTTTAAACTGGAAGCAGGGATTAATAATTTTACCGATACAAAATATTTTACCCGACGCGCCACAGGTTACCCAGGGCCGGGCATATTGCCCAGCGAACCGCGTACGTATTATGCTACATTGCAGATAAAACTATAA